In a genomic window of Bradyrhizobium sp. LLZ17:
- a CDS encoding GAF domain-containing protein: MVPYPADMAAELRGSIAELEQQLQSSTAENARLQHELTLARERQSASAEILRAIANAGGNADASLQQVAETTASLFGASSVSLLIADGERWGRTLRVGAGSERIAAAIPLAHVAITPRFMPGAVYLENRQVHVPDCDDPAAMARWPGLAPARTAGTRTISGTPLRREGRAIGALIIHRGRLEPFTVEELTLQQSFADQAVIAIENARLFNDSKTKSRELGEALQQQTATADVLQIISNSPGELEPVFRAVLENATRICDAQFGTLLRFDGKAFYFAADVGTPEPLREHVRRPGPFQGLPGGMIDRILRTCELQHSPDYAAEPAPGLAARLGGARSTLGVPILRDDALVGAIVIYRQEVRPFSSREIDLVRGFATQAAIAIENASLFNETRDALARQTATSDILRVISQSPTDAQPVFEAIAQTAVRLLGCDRAFIQRCDDKSFWTVAWCGPDGQLPILNTSPVPIDPNANFPSRAIVERTTLHLPDWSAVELPPFERAIQERLGIASALYMPLLRNGECIGLLAMAGKLTHIFDKREITLAEAFRDQALIAIENTRLFNEVQAKTKDLTEVLQQQTATADVLKVISRSAFDLDSVMNTLTHSAAELCKAELNALYIREGDVLVARGVADADPAQADFLRRTPLQADNSTYIGRTLLAGAIRNIADVDEEREIGSLKRFSEALDFRSILFVPLMREGRGIGVFALARKRKGQFSQREVELVQTFADQAVIAIENARLFDEVQAKTLDLTEALERQTATTEVLSVISRSPSDLRPVLEAISETAARLCGSEQTMFFRFDGEVFRILASWNFPPDVHEMLERRPLRPGHPSAVGRAGASLKPVCIPDVLADPHYGLTSEQNRAHYRTTLAVPLMREDRLIGAFSLNRSEPNSFTEKHIELVAMFADQAVIAIENTRLFDEVQAKTRELSEALTYQTGSANILRVIASSPTDVEPTLKAIVESACELCGAYDAGVLLKDGEFLRFSAHHGSIPIGLERWPINRRWAAGRAFIDQAPVHIEDISDESHSDLSDGRELAIRMGHRSILSVPLLHESESIGAIVLRRKEMHPFTEKQITLLQTFADQAVIAIGNVRLFEEVQARTRELATSLDELRTAQDRLVQTEKLASLGQLTAGIAHEIKNPLNFVNNFAALSAELTDELNQLLGSTALAGSVRDEVDELTGLLKDNLQKVVQHGKRADSIVKNMLLHSRDGSGEHRPTDVNALVEESLNLAYHGVRAEQPQFNITLKRELDPAAGMVEAFPQEITRVLLNVISNGFYAVGKRASENDAGFEPVLSASTRDHGGHVEICIRDNGTGIPPEVKEKIFNPFFTTKPAGEGTGLGLSMSHDIIVKQHGGTIDVKTNSGEFTEFTIRLPRKSNFSDETRG; the protein is encoded by the coding sequence ATGGTGCCGTATCCGGCGGACATGGCGGCCGAGCTCAGGGGCAGCATTGCCGAGCTTGAGCAGCAATTGCAGTCAAGCACCGCGGAGAACGCGCGGCTGCAGCATGAATTGACGCTGGCGCGGGAGCGCCAAAGCGCCAGCGCCGAGATTCTGCGCGCCATCGCCAACGCGGGCGGCAATGCCGATGCCTCGTTGCAGCAGGTCGCCGAGACGACCGCGAGCCTGTTCGGCGCGTCCAGCGTCTCGCTGCTGATCGCCGATGGCGAGCGCTGGGGCCGGACGCTCCGGGTCGGCGCCGGCTCGGAGCGGATCGCCGCCGCAATCCCGCTGGCGCATGTCGCGATCACGCCGCGGTTCATGCCCGGCGCGGTCTATCTCGAAAACCGCCAGGTCCACGTTCCCGACTGCGACGATCCGGCGGCAATGGCGCGGTGGCCGGGGTTAGCTCCGGCTCGGACGGCCGGCACCCGCACCATATCCGGCACGCCGCTTCGCCGCGAGGGACGGGCCATTGGCGCACTCATCATACATCGTGGTCGTCTCGAACCTTTCACGGTCGAGGAGCTCACGCTGCAGCAGAGCTTCGCCGACCAAGCCGTGATCGCAATCGAGAACGCGCGTCTGTTTAACGATTCGAAGACGAAGTCACGAGAGCTCGGCGAAGCTCTGCAACAGCAGACTGCTACGGCCGACGTGCTTCAAATCATCTCCAACTCCCCTGGTGAGCTCGAACCTGTGTTTCGCGCCGTCCTGGAGAACGCGACCCGCATCTGCGACGCCCAATTCGGCACCCTGCTCCGATTCGACGGCAAGGCATTCTACTTCGCAGCCGATGTCGGCACGCCGGAACCGCTTCGCGAGCATGTGAGGCGGCCCGGGCCGTTCCAGGGTTTGCCGGGCGGCATGATCGATCGGATCTTGAGAACGTGCGAACTGCAGCACTCGCCGGACTATGCCGCCGAGCCAGCTCCAGGCCTCGCGGCCAGGCTCGGCGGGGCACGATCGACGCTGGGCGTACCGATCCTCCGGGATGACGCGCTGGTGGGCGCGATCGTCATCTACCGTCAGGAGGTGCGGCCGTTCTCCAGCCGGGAGATCGACCTCGTACGAGGCTTTGCGACGCAGGCTGCGATCGCGATCGAGAACGCAAGCCTATTCAATGAGACCCGGGATGCCCTGGCACGGCAAACTGCGACCTCTGACATTCTGCGCGTCATCAGCCAGTCGCCCACCGACGCGCAGCCCGTGTTCGAGGCCATCGCGCAGACCGCCGTACGGCTTCTCGGGTGCGACCGGGCCTTTATCCAGCGCTGCGACGACAAGAGCTTCTGGACGGTTGCCTGGTGCGGGCCGGACGGCCAACTTCCAATTCTCAATACGTCGCCGGTTCCGATCGACCCGAACGCCAACTTCCCGTCTCGCGCGATCGTGGAAAGAACGACGTTGCACCTGCCGGATTGGTCGGCCGTCGAGTTGCCGCCATTCGAGCGTGCCATTCAGGAGAGATTGGGAATCGCTTCTGCACTCTATATGCCGCTGCTCCGCAACGGGGAGTGCATCGGCCTGTTGGCGATGGCCGGAAAGCTCACCCACATTTTTGACAAGCGGGAGATCACGCTGGCGGAAGCCTTCCGCGATCAGGCGCTCATCGCGATCGAGAACACGCGGCTGTTCAACGAGGTGCAGGCCAAGACAAAAGATCTAACCGAGGTGCTGCAGCAGCAGACCGCCACCGCCGACGTGCTGAAAGTCATCAGCCGCTCGGCTTTCGACCTGGATTCGGTGATGAACACGCTGACACATTCGGCCGCCGAATTGTGCAAGGCAGAGCTCAACGCGCTCTACATTCGTGAAGGTGATGTCCTTGTCGCGCGCGGCGTGGCTGACGCCGATCCCGCGCAAGCTGACTTCCTCCGACGGACTCCGCTCCAGGCCGACAACTCAACCTATATCGGCCGGACCCTCCTTGCAGGCGCGATCCGAAACATTGCTGACGTTGATGAGGAGAGGGAGATTGGCTCGCTCAAGAGGTTCAGCGAGGCTCTTGATTTCAGGTCAATCCTGTTTGTCCCGTTGATGCGGGAGGGACGCGGCATTGGCGTGTTTGCCCTCGCGCGCAAGCGAAAGGGACAATTCTCGCAACGCGAAGTCGAGCTGGTCCAGACCTTCGCCGACCAGGCGGTGATCGCTATCGAAAATGCGCGGCTGTTCGACGAGGTGCAGGCCAAGACGCTCGATCTGACGGAGGCACTGGAGCGGCAGACCGCCACCACCGAGGTGCTTTCGGTCATCAGCCGCTCGCCGTCCGATCTGCGGCCCGTTCTCGAAGCCATCTCGGAAACAGCCGCCCGCCTGTGCGGCTCCGAGCAGACGATGTTCTTCCGCTTCGACGGCGAGGTCTTCCGCATCCTGGCGAGCTGGAATTTCCCACCGGACGTTCACGAGATGCTGGAGCGCCGGCCATTGCGGCCTGGACACCCGTCCGCCGTCGGCCGCGCCGGCGCATCGCTGAAACCCGTCTGCATTCCGGACGTGCTGGCCGATCCGCACTACGGTCTGACCAGCGAGCAGAATCGCGCCCACTATCGCACCACGCTCGCCGTGCCGCTCATGCGCGAGGATCGGCTGATCGGCGCTTTTTCGCTCAACCGGAGCGAGCCCAATTCGTTTACCGAGAAGCACATCGAGCTCGTCGCGATGTTCGCGGACCAGGCCGTGATCGCGATCGAGAACACACGGCTGTTCGACGAGGTTCAGGCCAAGACGCGCGAACTCAGCGAAGCGCTGACGTACCAGACCGGCAGCGCCAACATCCTGAGAGTGATCGCCTCTTCACCGACCGACGTCGAACCGACATTGAAGGCCATCGTGGAAAGCGCCTGCGAGCTTTGCGGGGCTTATGATGCCGGCGTGTTGTTGAAGGACGGGGAGTTCCTTCGCTTCAGCGCACATCACGGCTCGATCCCGATCGGACTGGAGAGATGGCCGATCAACCGGCGCTGGGCAGCCGGGCGGGCGTTCATCGATCAAGCACCGGTCCACATCGAAGATATCAGCGATGAGAGCCATTCCGACCTCTCCGACGGCCGCGAGCTGGCGATCCGGATGGGTCATCGCAGCATCTTGAGCGTGCCGCTGTTGCACGAGAGCGAAAGCATTGGCGCGATCGTGCTTCGCCGCAAGGAAATGCACCCGTTCACCGAAAAGCAGATCACGCTGCTCCAGACTTTCGCCGACCAGGCGGTCATCGCAATCGGCAACGTCCGCCTGTTCGAGGAGGTGCAAGCCCGCACCAGGGAGCTCGCTACGTCGCTCGACGAGTTGCGCACCGCCCAGGATCGACTGGTGCAGACCGAGAAGCTCGCCTCGCTCGGCCAGCTCACCGCCGGTATCGCACACGAGATCAAGAACCCGCTCAACTTCGTCAACAATTTTGCGGCACTTTCGGCCGAGCTGACGGACGAGCTGAACCAACTGCTCGGCTCGACGGCACTCGCCGGGAGCGTCCGCGACGAGGTCGACGAGCTGACAGGCCTTCTGAAGGACAATCTGCAGAAGGTCGTGCAGCACGGCAAGCGCGCCGATTCCATCGTCAAGAACATGCTGCTGCACTCCCGCGACGGCAGCGGCGAGCATCGGCCGACCGACGTGAATGCGCTGGTCGAGGAAAGCCTCAACCTCGCCTATCACGGGGTGCGCGCCGAACAGCCGCAGTTCAACATCACCCTCAAGCGCGAGCTCGATCCAGCCGCCGGCATGGTCGAGGCGTTCCCGCAGGAAATCACGCGCGTGCTGTTGAACGTGATCTCCAACGGGTTCTATGCGGTGGGCAAACGCGCCAGCGAGAACGACGCAGGCTTCGAGCCCGTGCTGAGTGCTTCGACGCGTGACCATGGCGGGCACGTCGAAATCTGTATCCGCGATAATGGCACAGGCATTCCGCCCGAGGTGAAGGAGAAGATATTCAATCCCTTTTTCACGACCAAGCCGGCCGGCGAAGGAACCGGTCTCGGCCTTTCCATGAGCCACGACATCATCGTGAAACAGCACGGGGGTACGATTGATGTGAAAACGAATTCGGGTGAGTTTACTGAATTTACAATTCGATTGCCGCGCAAAAGCAATTTTTCAGACGAAACGAGAGGTTAG
- a CDS encoding response regulator: MGVMVLVVDDEPDVEALFRQQFRRDLRAERFVMDFANSAPAALSHIAAASAQSLILILSDINMPGMTGIEMLPKAREICPDVPIIMITAYGDADTRRKAMESGANGLLTKPIDFALLRNEIDSRLGQSA, from the coding sequence GTGGGTGTGATGGTTCTCGTGGTGGATGACGAGCCTGATGTGGAGGCTTTGTTCCGCCAGCAATTTCGCCGCGATCTTCGCGCAGAGCGCTTTGTGATGGATTTTGCCAATTCGGCGCCGGCCGCCTTGTCGCACATTGCCGCCGCGTCCGCACAATCGCTGATCCTCATTCTGTCGGACATCAACATGCCCGGCATGACCGGCATCGAAATGCTCCCCAAGGCGAGGGAAATCTGCCCGGATGTGCCGATCATCATGATCACCGCCTATGGCGACGCCGATACACGACGCAAGGCGATGGAAAGCGGGGCCAACGGGCTCTTGACCAAACCGATCGATTTTGCCCTGCTAAGGAACGAGATCGACAGCAGGCTCGGACAGAGTGCGTGA
- a CDS encoding alpha/beta hydrolase → MTVLITSAWLIRRQLLSLSGVGLMLGALFFAAALTPTLIPRSYLTQGVLAGGCFALGYLSGVLWRRLWHYLELPEPSARARSIANALVAAFCLIVVIVALWRTAEWQNSIRTVMKMAPVETAHPLKVCAIALITFMVLLVLGRLFALTAGFLAARKSRVIRRKIANVIGVVVAALLFWSIVSNVLIRAGFNALDSSFREVDALLEPERPQPTAAERTGSPASLVKWTQLGRMGRRFIASSPTAADISAVTGRPARDPVRVYVGLGSRDTAQARARLALEELKRQHGFERKVLIVITPTGTGWIDPSAMDTVEYLHHGDVASVAMQYSYLNSPLSLLFQPEYGAEASRALFAQIYGYWTTLPKDARPKLYLHGLSLGALNSEKSAELFETIGDPIAGALWSGPPFESRIWRSITANRNQGSPAWLPEFRDGRFVRFMNQNGPTVPPDTPWGPMRVVYLQYASDAITFFAYRDAYRVPAWMKAPRGPDVSPELRWYPIVTMLQLALDMAVATETPMGFGHVYAPEHYVDAWVAVTDVHDWPADALARLKEQLAAKARKTSAGGRDDDPDRGG, encoded by the coding sequence ATGACTGTCCTCATAACATCGGCATGGCTCATTCGGCGGCAATTGCTGTCGCTGTCCGGCGTCGGCCTGATGCTGGGCGCGCTGTTCTTTGCGGCCGCGCTGACGCCGACGCTGATCCCGCGCAGCTATCTCACGCAAGGCGTGCTCGCCGGCGGCTGCTTTGCGCTCGGCTATCTCAGCGGCGTGCTGTGGCGCCGGCTGTGGCATTATCTCGAATTGCCCGAGCCGTCGGCGCGCGCGCGGTCGATTGCGAATGCGCTCGTCGCAGCCTTCTGTCTGATCGTCGTCATCGTCGCTCTCTGGCGCACGGCCGAATGGCAGAACTCGATCCGCACCGTGATGAAGATGGCGCCGGTCGAGACCGCACATCCGCTCAAGGTCTGCGCCATCGCCCTGATCACGTTCATGGTGCTGCTGGTGCTGGGGCGGCTGTTCGCGCTGACCGCCGGCTTTCTTGCCGCGCGCAAAAGCCGCGTCATCCGGCGGAAGATTGCAAACGTGATCGGCGTGGTCGTTGCAGCCCTGCTGTTCTGGTCGATCGTCAGCAATGTCCTGATCCGCGCGGGGTTCAACGCGCTCGACTCGTCCTTCCGCGAAGTCGATGCCCTGCTGGAGCCCGAGCGGCCGCAGCCAACCGCCGCTGAGCGAACAGGAAGCCCGGCATCGCTGGTGAAGTGGACGCAGCTCGGACGCATGGGGCGCAGGTTCATTGCCTCGAGTCCGACCGCAGCGGACATCAGCGCCGTCACGGGACGGCCCGCGCGCGACCCGGTGCGCGTCTATGTCGGCTTGGGTAGCCGCGACACCGCGCAGGCGCGCGCCCGGCTCGCGCTCGAGGAGCTCAAGCGCCAGCACGGTTTCGAACGCAAGGTCCTGATCGTCATCACGCCGACCGGCACCGGCTGGATCGACCCGTCGGCGATGGATACGGTCGAATATCTGCACCACGGCGATGTCGCCAGCGTCGCGATGCAATATTCCTATCTCAACAGCCCGCTGTCGCTGCTGTTTCAGCCAGAGTACGGAGCAGAGGCGTCGCGCGCCCTGTTCGCGCAGATCTACGGCTACTGGACGACGCTGCCAAAGGACGCCCGGCCCAAACTGTATTTGCACGGACTGAGCCTCGGTGCCCTGAACTCGGAAAAATCCGCGGAGCTGTTCGAGACCATCGGCGATCCCATTGCCGGCGCGCTGTGGAGCGGGCCGCCGTTCGAGAGCCGCATCTGGCGCTCGATCACCGCCAACCGCAATCAGGGCTCGCCGGCGTGGCTGCCGGAATTCCGCGACGGCCGTTTCGTCCGCTTCATGAACCAGAACGGGCCGACGGTGCCGCCAGATACGCCGTGGGGTCCGATGCGCGTGGTCTATCTGCAATATGCCAGCGACGCGATCACCTTCTTCGCCTATCGCGACGCCTACCGGGTCCCGGCCTGGATGAAGGCACCGCGTGGGCCCGACGTCTCACCGGAGCTGCGATGGTATCCCATCGTCACGATGCTGCAGCTCGCCCTCGACATGGCGGTCGCGACGGAGACGCCGATGGGCTTTGGCCATGTCTACGCGCCCGAGCACTACGTCGATGCCTGGGTCGCGGTCACCGATGTCCATGATTGGCCTGCCGACGCGCTGGCGCGGCTTAAAGAGCAGCTTGCGGCAAAAGCGCGAAAGACGAGTGCAGGCGGTCGCGACGACGATCCCGATCGCGGCGGCTAG
- a CDS encoding transglycosylase domain-containing protein, whose product MRQIIPPHWKTRVRNFFLDLDARIDSSLFSSGKGIRELYERYSTFMDRFYVGRWKRWVFIEPLSEAATIGLGGLILLLTLAIPAFRETADEDWLKKSDLAVTFLDRYGNPIGSRGIKHNDPIPLEDFPDVLIKATLATEDRRFYDHFGIDIAGTARALVTNAQAGGVRQGGSSITQQLAKNLFLSNERTIERKINEAFLAVWLEWRLTKNEILKLYLDRAYMGGGTFGVDGAAHFYFNKSARDVTLAEAAMLAGLFKAPTKYAPHINLPAARARANVVLDNLVDAGFMTEGQVFGARRNPAFAVDRRDEASPNYYLDYAFDEMRKLVDTFPKSYTERVFVVRLAIDTNVQKAAEDAIENQLRQFGRDYHATQAATVVSDLDGGIRAMVGGRDYGASQFNRAVDAYRQPGSSFKPYVYTTALLNGFTPNSIVIDGPVCIGNWCPQNYGHSYSGAVTLTQAITRSINVVPVKLSIAIGQKEQPKAPNPAKIGRAKIVEVARRFGLKAPLPDTPSLPIGSDEVTVLEHAVAYATFPNRGKAVTPHAVLEVRTGAGDLVWRWDRDGPKPRQAIPPNIAADMAGMMSHVVSEGTARRAALDGIPTAGKTGTTNAYRDAWFVGYTGNFTCAVWYGNDDYSPTNRMTGGSLPAQTWHDIMLAAHQGVEVREIPGVGMGQKLPPERVANAQANAAPKILETKPGPPPVLTKRGADILVRVEKLLDDAAKTATKAAADDDATKPAKPASSTSALAFPQNYAAEDNANSSTPRKN is encoded by the coding sequence GTGCGCCAGATCATACCACCGCATTGGAAGACCAGGGTCCGGAATTTCTTCCTGGATCTCGATGCGCGCATCGACTCCTCGCTGTTCTCCTCGGGCAAGGGCATCCGCGAACTCTATGAGCGCTACTCGACCTTCATGGACCGCTTCTATGTCGGGCGGTGGAAGCGCTGGGTGTTCATCGAACCGCTGTCGGAGGCCGCAACGATCGGCCTCGGCGGCCTGATCCTGCTGCTCACGCTCGCCATCCCCGCCTTCCGCGAGACCGCCGACGAAGATTGGCTGAAGAAGTCCGATCTCGCGGTCACCTTTCTTGACCGCTACGGCAACCCGATCGGCAGCCGCGGCATCAAGCACAATGATCCGATCCCGCTGGAAGACTTTCCGGACGTGCTGATCAAGGCGACGCTCGCGACCGAGGACCGTCGCTTCTACGACCATTTCGGCATCGACATCGCCGGCACCGCGCGCGCGCTGGTCACCAACGCCCAGGCCGGCGGCGTCCGCCAGGGCGGCTCGTCGATCACCCAACAGCTCGCCAAGAACCTGTTCCTGAGCAACGAGCGCACCATCGAGCGCAAGATCAACGAGGCCTTCCTCGCGGTCTGGCTGGAATGGCGCCTGACCAAGAACGAGATCCTGAAGCTGTATCTCGACCGCGCCTATATGGGCGGCGGCACCTTCGGCGTCGACGGCGCTGCGCATTTCTACTTCAACAAGTCGGCGCGCGACGTGACGCTGGCGGAAGCCGCGATGCTCGCCGGCCTGTTCAAGGCGCCGACCAAATACGCGCCGCACATCAACCTGCCCGCCGCGCGCGCCCGCGCCAACGTCGTGCTCGACAACCTCGTCGACGCCGGCTTCATGACCGAGGGCCAGGTGTTCGGCGCCCGCCGTAATCCTGCCTTCGCCGTCGACCGCCGCGACGAGGCCTCGCCGAACTATTATCTCGACTACGCTTTCGACGAGATGCGCAAGCTGGTCGATACCTTCCCGAAATCCTACACCGAGCGCGTTTTCGTGGTGCGCCTCGCGATCGACACCAACGTGCAGAAGGCGGCGGAAGACGCGATCGAGAACCAGCTGCGCCAGTTCGGCCGCGACTATCACGCGACCCAGGCCGCGACCGTTGTCTCCGATCTCGACGGCGGCATCCGTGCCATGGTCGGCGGCCGCGACTATGGCGCAAGCCAGTTCAACCGCGCCGTCGACGCCTACCGCCAGCCGGGCTCGTCATTCAAACCCTATGTCTACACCACCGCGCTGCTGAACGGCTTTACGCCGAACTCGATCGTGATCGACGGCCCGGTCTGCATCGGCAATTGGTGTCCGCAGAACTATGGCCATTCCTATTCCGGCGCCGTGACGCTGACGCAGGCGATTACGCGCTCGATCAACGTGGTCCCGGTGAAGCTGTCGATCGCGATCGGCCAGAAGGAGCAGCCGAAGGCACCGAACCCGGCCAAGATCGGCCGCGCCAAGATCGTCGAGGTCGCCCGCCGCTTCGGCCTGAAGGCCCCCCTGCCCGACACGCCGTCGCTGCCGATCGGCTCGGATGAAGTCACCGTGCTCGAGCACGCCGTCGCCTACGCAACCTTCCCGAACCGCGGCAAGGCCGTGACCCCGCATGCGGTGCTGGAGGTGCGCACCGGCGCCGGCGACCTGGTCTGGCGCTGGGACCGCGACGGTCCGAAGCCGCGCCAGGCCATTCCGCCGAACATCGCCGCCGACATGGCCGGCATGATGAGCCATGTCGTCAGCGAAGGCACCGCGCGCCGCGCCGCGCTTGACGGCATTCCGACCGCGGGCAAGACCGGCACCACCAATGCGTATCGCGATGCCTGGTTCGTCGGCTACACCGGCAACTTCACCTGCGCGGTCTGGTACGGCAATGACGATTACTCGCCGACCAACCGCATGACCGGCGGTTCGCTGCCGGCGCAGACCTGGCACGACATCATGCTCGCGGCCCATCAGGGCGTCGAGGTCAGGGAGATCCCCGGCGTCGGCATGGGCCAGAAGCTGCCGCCGGAGCGGGTCGCCAACGCGCAGGCCAATGCGGCACCGAAGATATTGGAGACCAAGCCCGGTCCGCCGCCGGTGCTGACCAAGCGCGGCGCCGATATTCTGGTGCGGGTCGAGAAGCTGCTGGACGACGCGGCCAAGACCGCGACCAAGGCGGCGGCCGACGACGACGCGACCAAGCCGGCCAAGCCGGCGTCATCGACCAGCGCGCTCGCCTTTCCGCAGAACTATGCGGCGGAGGACAACGCGAACTCATCCACCCCGCGCAAGAACTGA
- a CDS encoding DUF1214 domain-containing protein, whose product MRLILITLTALLLATVVGVGATWMTTTRGTEIGALTIGPWTARPRTGTADVDPYSRATIVRNGELPIGTGDGVAFTATADDKKKALDGRCDVVVSGVTPPARFWTLTLYDRKGHLVANSLQRYGFTSQEIVRQSDGSFEIRIASRSRSGNWLPTGGIERYALMLRLYDTPVGVATRTKRDAPMPTIATVGCS is encoded by the coding sequence GTGCGGCTGATCCTGATCACATTGACGGCCCTCCTGCTCGCGACCGTGGTCGGCGTCGGCGCGACCTGGATGACGACCACGCGCGGCACCGAGATCGGCGCCCTCACCATCGGTCCCTGGACGGCCCGGCCGCGCACCGGCACCGCCGACGTCGATCCCTATTCGCGCGCCACCATCGTGCGCAACGGCGAGCTGCCGATCGGCACCGGCGACGGCGTCGCCTTCACCGCGACCGCCGACGACAAGAAGAAGGCGCTCGACGGCCGCTGCGACGTCGTCGTCTCCGGCGTGACGCCGCCGGCGCGGTTCTGGACCTTGACGCTCTACGACCGCAAGGGCCATCTGGTCGCCAACTCGCTGCAGCGCTACGGCTTCACCAGCCAGGAGATCGTGCGCCAGTCCGACGGCTCGTTCGAGATCCGCATCGCCTCGCGCTCGCGCTCCGGCAATTGGCTGCCGACCGGCGGCATCGAACGCTACGCGCTGATGCTACGGCTTTACGATACCCCGGTCGGCGTTGCGACGCGGACCAAGCGCGACGCGCCGATGCCGACGATCGCGACGGTGGGCTGCTCATGA
- a CDS encoding DUF1254 domain-containing protein, whose product MIRLAFTIIAGIVLGLVVHLVSVLALPRIATQDAYSRLTPMTKLNAVTALPLADPQTSPMPFMDPAFALAICRYDLSGGPIKLTVPVSQAYTSVSFYTRNEIAYYAINDRSAGKKVIELDLMTEPQHNELPEDEEITAADRLIIDSPSTTGLIVMKALAAEPGLMPQAQASLAAATCAPQTEPPAKAEAPRGRR is encoded by the coding sequence ATGATCAGGCTCGCGTTCACCATCATTGCCGGCATCGTGCTGGGTCTTGTCGTTCACCTCGTCAGCGTGCTGGCGCTGCCGCGGATCGCGACGCAGGACGCCTATTCGCGGCTGACGCCGATGACCAAGCTCAACGCCGTGACCGCGCTTCCGCTCGCCGATCCCCAGACCTCGCCGATGCCGTTCATGGATCCGGCGTTTGCGCTGGCGATCTGCCGCTACGATTTGTCGGGCGGCCCGATCAAGCTCACGGTGCCGGTGAGCCAGGCCTACACCTCGGTGTCGTTCTACACCCGCAACGAGATCGCCTATTACGCCATCAACGACCGCTCGGCGGGCAAGAAGGTGATCGAGCTCGACCTCATGACCGAGCCGCAGCACAACGAGTTGCCCGAGGACGAAGAGATCACCGCGGCCGACCGCCTGATCATCGATTCGCCCAGCACCACGGGCCTGATCGTGATGAAGGCGCTCGCCGCCGAACCGGGCCTGATGCCGCAGGCGCAGGCCTCGCTCGCGGCCGCCACCTGCGCGCCGCAAACCGAGCCGCCGGCCAAGGCCGAAGCACCGCGCGGCCGGCGGTGA
- a CDS encoding SMP-30/gluconolactonase/LRE family protein, with the protein MTQSREVSIVADARGLVESPRWHQGQFWLADWSVGEILSIDDQGACQVRARAPAPPLCFDFAADGEMLIVSAAQGLLLKQHASGEVANFARLGPGMWNEIVVDGRGNAYINGPSLLLIRPGGQVSQEADGFAFPNGMAMFPDNRTLIVAESHAKRLTAFDVSSDGHLSGRRVWAQLEGPPDGICIDQEGAIWYADVPNSYCRRVKEGAKCWMRYVSTAEHFPARWEDLRDRP; encoded by the coding sequence ATGACCCAATCGCGTGAAGTTTCGATCGTGGCCGATGCCCGGGGTCTGGTGGAGTCGCCACGCTGGCACCAAGGACAGTTCTGGTTGGCTGACTGGAGTGTTGGCGAAATTCTTTCGATCGACGACCAGGGAGCGTGCCAAGTGCGAGCTCGCGCGCCGGCACCGCCATTGTGCTTCGATTTCGCGGCAGATGGGGAAATGCTGATCGTTTCGGCTGCGCAGGGATTGCTCCTCAAGCAGCACGCGAGCGGGGAAGTCGCCAATTTTGCAAGACTCGGGCCGGGCATGTGGAACGAGATCGTGGTGGATGGCCGAGGTAACGCCTACATCAATGGCCCTTCCTTGCTGCTGATCCGGCCTGGCGGACAGGTCTCGCAGGAAGCAGACGGATTCGCTTTTCCCAATGGAATGGCGATGTTCCCCGACAACCGCACGCTCATCGTGGCAGAGTCGCACGCGAAAAGGCTTACCGCCTTCGACGTGTCGTCAGATGGCCATCTCTCAGGCCGCCGCGTTTGGGCGCAGCTCGAGGGACCGCCAGACGGCATTTGTATCGATCAGGAAGGCGCCATTTGGTACGCCGACGTCCCCAATTCTTACTGCCGACGGGTCAAGGAGGGGGCGAAGTGCTGGATGAGGTACGTCTCGACCGCGGAGCATTTTCCTGCGCGCTGGGAGGACCTTCGCGACAGACCTTGA